The Hypanus sabinus isolate sHypSab1 chromosome X1, sHypSab1.hap1, whole genome shotgun sequence genome window below encodes:
- the cldn12 gene encoding claudin-12, which yields MACREVQAATGLALLCGVCSLGGLLAATLLPRWRLQRLASASRHQPNLSVSSGLWTRCVRAQGEARCTFRDPDWYRSLDQLDLRLLQLALPLALTAATAAALLGALGLCHAACSGRAPRAGLARCLVNSAGCQLVAGLLDLLAACLVLGPTVWLLLHTNRLNRRYGPAWSAGPAAYLALGSGGGLALAGGLLLLWYCACRPPPALLWQPLAPTPLPAQFQHYPYPLSAPTAYLAEPSGRRSRLSTLEIDIPVIRQQAC from the coding sequence ATggcgtgccgggaggtgcaggcgGCCACCGGGCTGGCGCTGCTGTGTGGAGTGTGCTCTCTGGGTGGGCTGCTGGCTGCCACACTGCTACCACGCTGGCGGCTTCAGCGCCTGGCCTCGGCCAGCCGGCACCAGCCCAACCTGAGCGTCAGCTCTGGGCTCTGGACCCGCTGCGTGCGGGCACAGGGTGAGGCCCGCTGCACCTTCCGCGATCCCGACTGGTACCGTTCACTTGACCAGCTCGACCTGCGGCTGTTACAGCTGGCACTGCCACTGGCCCTGACTGCCGCTACCGCTGCCGCTCTGCTTGGTGCCCTCGGCCTCTGCCACGCTGCCTGCAGCGGCCGCGCCCCCCGTGCCGGCTTGGCCCGCTGCCTGGTCAACAGCGCTGGCTGCCAGCTGGTGGCTGGCTTACTCGATCTGCTGGCCGCCTGTCTGGTACTAGGTCCCACTGTCTGGCTGCTGCTCCATACTAACCGTCTGAACCGGCGCTACGGGCCGGCCTGGAGCGCCGGGCCCGCTGCCTATTTAGCCCTAGGCAGCGGTGGCGGGCTGGCACTGGCCGGTGGGTTGTTGCTGCTCTGGTACTGTGCCTGCCGCCCACCGCCCGCGCTGCTTTGGCAGCCGCTGGCCCCAACCCCGCTCCCTGCCCAATTTCAGCACTACCCATACCCGCTATCCGCTCCCACTGCCTACTTGGCCGAGCCCTCCGGCCGCCGTTCCCGCCTCTCCACCCTGGAGATCGATATCCCTGTCATCAGGCAGCAGGCATGCTAA
- the LOC132384789 gene encoding cyclin-T1-like produces the protein MILVTYARGCTRPFRVPPRRRRVGEMAAAAASSSLVPGSRWCFSRQQLQDSPSRRGGVDWDKELSYRQQTANLLQDMGQRLSVSQLTINTAIVYMHRFYMQQCFTKFHRNIIAPATLFLAAKVEEQPRKLEHVIKVAHACLNPQEPPPDVKSEAYLQEAQDLVILESIILQTLGFEITIDHPHTHVVKCTQLVRASKDLAQTSYFMATNSLHLTTFCLQYQPAVVACVCIHLACKWSNWEIPVSTDGKNWWEYVDPTVTLELLDELTHEFLQILEKTPSRLKRIKSWRASQAAKKPRLEDPETEEVSWSAPLSVHTSIGTCPEPPAGGAGPVDERGGRVGPSHATVPGGTLPQRVSLSEYRAKRAEELAQQRQRAAVPLHPRLRLTPALEEGSESGEREDEGERGRRDRRREGAHRHKRHRHHSGWGGEEEAGSRHKQPRPSKMPGPPPPPHPPPPPPPLPSSLPLETNGHGHYQDAFDMLESLLSAQGVPRTAQPPPPLPTEPPPPLPPLPK, from the exons ATGATTCTTGTGACGTATGCACGTGGATGCACGCGGCCGTTCCGCGTTCCTCCCCGCCGGCGCCGTGTGGGGGAAATGGCGGCAGCGGCTGCGTCGAGTTCCTTAGTGCCGGGCAGCCGCTGGTGCTTCAGCCGGCAGCAACTGCAGGACAGCCCGTCGCGACGGGGCGGCGTGGACTGGGACAAGGAGTTGTCGTACCGGCAGCAGACTGCCAACCTACTGCAGGATATGGGCCAGCGGCTCAGCGT TTCCCAGCTTACCATCAACACGGCAATTGTTTACATGCACCGGTTTTATATGCAGCAGTGTTTCACCAAGTTTCATCGCAAC ATCATCGCTCCTGCCACTCTCTTCTTAGCCGCCAAGGTGGAAGAGCAACCTCGCAAGCTGGAGCATGTAATTAAAGTGGCGCACGCCTGCCTGAACCCACAGGAACCCCCACCTGATGTCAAGAGTGAG GCCTACCTGCAGGAAGCACAGGACCTGGTCATCCTAGAGAGCATCATACTGCAGACCCTGG GCTTCGAGATCACCATAGATCACCCGCACACTCATGTGGTGAAGTGTACACAACTAGTCAGAG caaGCAAGGATCTGGCACAGACATCATACTTCATGGCTACCAACAG CCTCCACCTCACCACCTTCTGCCTGCAGTACCAGCCTGCTGTGGTGGCCTGTGTCTGCATACACCTCGCTTGCAAGTGGTCCAACTGGGAGATCCCCGTCTCCACAGACGGCAAGAATTGGTGGGAGTACGTTGACCCCACCGTCACACTGGAACTGCTGGATG AACTGACGCACGAGTTCCTCCAGATCCTGGAGAAGACCCCCAGTCGCTTGAAACGCATCAAGAGCTGGCGG GCCAGCCAGGCAGCGAAGAAGCCTCGTCTGGAGGATCCGGAGACAGAGGAGGTGTCCTGGTCTGCCCCCCTATCAGTGCACACGTCCATTGGCACCTGCCCGGAGCCACCGGCTGGCGGGGCAGGGCCCGTGGATGAGCGAGGTGGACGAGTCGGCCCCTCCCATGCCACTGTACCTGGCGGCACCCTCCCCCAACGGGTGAGCCTATCTGAGTACCGGGCCAAGCGTGCTGAGGAGCTGGCCCAGCAGAGGCAGCGGGCTGCGGTGCCCCTCCACCCAAGGCTGCGTCTGACCCCAGCGCTGGAGGAAGGAtcggagagtggggagagggaggacgAAGGGGAGAGAGGGCGGAGAgataggaggagggagggagCCCATCGCCACAAGCGTCACCGGCATCACAGCGGATGGGGTGGTGAGGAGGAGGCAGGGAGCAGGCACAAGCAGCCCCGCCCCTCCAAAATGCCAGGACCTCCTCCCCCACcgcatccccctcccccacccccacctcttcCCTCATCGCTGCCACTGGAGACCAATGGTCACGGGCATTACCAGGATGCCTTTGACATGCTCGAGTCCCTGCTCAGTGCCCAGGGGGTGCCCCGAACAGCCcagccccctcccccactgcccACCGAGCCCCCTCCACCCCTGCCCCCTCTCCCCAAATGA